Within Pseudomonas paeninsulae, the genomic segment GACTTCGACAACGAGACCTTCACCGCCAGCATCAAGGCCGTGCAGGACAACGGTGAGTTCGAAGCCATCAACATCAGCAGTGGCGCCGCCGGCCAAACCGCCAGCGCCACCACCACCATCGTCGACAATGACGTCGCGCCGACCATCAGCATCAACGATGTCACCGTCAACGAAGACGCGGGTACCGCGACCTTCACCGTCACCCTCGGTAATGCCACCACTGCCCCGGTGACCTTCAACTACGCCACCAGCAATGGCACCGCCACCGCAGGGACCGACTACACCGCCACCACCGGCAGCGGCAGCATCGCCGCCGGTGCGACCACTGCCACCTTCACCGTGGCCATCGCCGATGACTTCATCAAGGAAGGCAACGAAACCTTCAACGTCACCCTGAGCGGCTTGTCGACTAACGTCGCCGCCAGCGGCAACGACCTGCTCGGCGTCGGCACCATTACCGACACCGGTAGCACCCCGCCAACCGAGACCATCACCGCCGCCGACACCGTCTATGCCGTGATTGAAGGCCCGACCACTGTCGCCGAAGGCGCCACCACCGGTGCCTACACCGTCAAACTGGTCGACCAGGCCGGCAACTCAGTCACCGTCACCAGCGCCACCAACGTCACTGTGCAGTTCGCTAACGGCACCGCCGAAGCCGGCGACTACGCCGCCGCTGACCAGACCGTGACCATTGCCGCGGGTAGCAGCAGCGCCACCCTGACCGTGGCCACCAACGAAGACGTCGACTTCGACAACGAGACCTTCACCGCCAGCATCAAGGCCGTGCAGGACAACGGTGAGTTCGAAGCCATCAACATCAGCAGTGGCGCCGCCGGCCAAACCGCCAGCGCCACCACCACCATCGTCGACAATGACGTCGCGCCGACCATCAGCATCAACGATGTCACCGTCAACGAAGACGCGGGTACCGCGACCTTCACCGTCACCCTCGGTAATGCCACCACTGCCCCGGTGACCTTCAACTACGCCACCAGCAATGGCACCGCCACCGCAGGGACCGACTACACCGCCACCACCGACAGCGGCAGCATCGCCGCCGGTGCGACCACTGCCACCTTCACCGTGGCCATCGCCGATGACTTCATCAAGGAAGGCAACGAAACCTTCAACGTCACCCTGAGCGGCTTGTCGACTAACGTCGCCGCCAGCGGCAACGACCTGCTCGGCGTCGGCACCATTACCGACACCGGTAGCACCCCGCCAACCGAGACCATCACCGCCGCCGACACCGTCTATGCCGTGATTGAAGGCCCGACCACTGTCGCCGAAGGCGCCACCACCAGCGACTACACCGTGCGCCTGATCGACCAGTTCGGTAACCCGGTCACCGTCGCCAGCGCCACCAGCGTCACCGTGCGGTTCGCCAACGGCAGCGCGGAGGACAATGACTACCAATATGGCAATGGGGTGACAGCGACATTCACCATCGCCGCGGGCGCTTCATCCGTAAGTTTCCCGGTGAGCACAGTCGATGACCTGCTCTTCGAATCCGACGAAACCTTCTCGGTCTCAATCGCCGGCGTGAAAGATACGGGAGCTTTCGAGCACGTAGCCATAGGTGCGAGTTCGTCTGTAACCACGACAATCCTCAACAATGACACCTTGTCAGTGGGGAACACCGCGGGCGACGACGACGATGTCAACGAAAACCGCGACAACATCTCTACCAACGATATCCAGCACACCGGCACCATCAGCCCGGTGGCGGCTGACATCACGCTGTCCATAGACGCAAGCGGCGCATCCGGGCTGACCTCCAACCACCAGGCGATCACCTATGCCTGGAGTGCGGCCAGCCGGACGCTAACAGCGAGCACTGCGAGCGGCACGGTCTTTAGCGTCACACTCAGCGCCAGCGGCGATAGCTATGCCTTCAAGCAATTCCTGGGCATCGACCATGCAGTAATCGCCGGTGAAGCACATAGCCTGAACATTCCCCTGACCTTGCTGGCGAAGGATAGTGCCGGCAATCAACTGACCACCGCAGGCTTCAGCATCACAGTTGCGGACGACGCGCCGAGCGTGAGCGGAACCAAGGTTATTACTACAGCCAACGATGGCAACTACAGCGAGTCGGGCTTCCTGACTGAAGCGACGCTGTCCAACGACGTCACGGGTATTACCTGGAATACCGCCGGGCTGCCGAGCCTGGTGTTTGAAGGCAAACCTGTTCTCTATGTCGATCATGGCAATGGCACGCTGACCGGCCAGTTGGCTGACGGCACATTGATTTTCCGTGCGACCATCGATCCAACGACGGTGAACGGCAACAACAGCCCACAGTACAGCTTCGAGCTGCTCAACAGCGTTGGCCGCCTCGGCGTTCTGGAAGCGGAAAGCAGCTACACGGTGATCAGTGGCGGCAACATCAATCATCTTCAGCTGGGCTTTGGCGACTACCTGATCGACAGCATGACGGCGGTGAACGGCAGCGGAGCGACATCGACAGTCAATACCAATAACAACTGGATCGGTGTCGGCGGTAACTGGTTCAATCCCGGTGAAAAACTGTCCATGGCTTTCACGGACCCGAGCGGAGCGGCTGGGCAAGTACGCGACTTGAACATGCTGGTGGAGGGACAGGGCAACAGCCCCTACACGGTGAACTGGAAGGTAACCGCGGCAATAGATGCCAACGGCACTACCGTGACCTATTCGGGCAGCGTGTCAGGCTCGGGCAACAGCGATATGCCGTTCAGCATACCGTTGCAGAACGGCGCCCTATATTTCACCAACCTGGATATCAGCTCCTCTAGTGGTGATTTCCGCATTGCCTTCTCGGACGTCACGGCCAACAACTACTTCACCGATATTCCACTGGACTTGAGCTACACCCTGACTGACGCGGATGGCGACACGGCCAACGGCCTGATTGACGTGACGCTGACTGCCAATCATGTCCCGCGCGCAGGGGACGATTCGATCCGCACGGAGGAAGACACCTCCATCAGCGGCAACCTAGCTACAAATGACACGCTCTCACTGGACGGGGGCAACATCTGGGCGCTGGGCACACAGGCCAGCCACGGCACAGCGCTGGTCAATGCGGACGGTACATTCACCTATACCCCGGCAGCCGACTATAACGGATCCGACGCTTTCACCTATACGCTCACAGACGCCAACGGCGACAGGTCAACCGCGACCGTGCAGGTATCCGTCACTCCAGTCAACGACGCCACCAGCCCGACCCTGAGCCTCGCAACCATTGGTCAATGGACCTTCAATGAAGCCAGTGGCGCAGCCACGACTAACAATCAATATGCAAACCAGACGGGACGTTTGGCCGATGACAACAGTAGTGGCGGCAGTGCTTTGCCCAGTTTCACCAGTACCTCTCGCAATGCAACTGCAGGCAATAACCTGAACTTTCAAGATGCTGGCGACCGGGTAAACATTGATACATCTGTCACTCAGCCGTTAATGGGTACCGCTACTCTCACCTTCTGGGTTAAGACCACTCAAGCGGGCGGAGTCAGCGGAGCGGGTAACTCTTGGGACCTGCCAACTGTGATTGGCAGTGAACATAACGGTGGCGGCAACGACATTCAATGGGGCGCGATCAATAACCAGGGCAAGATTGGTTTCGGCGTTGGTAACGTTGCAGGCGTGTACAGCACCAGCACAATTAATGACGGTAACTGGCAGCATGTCGCCATCACTCGCAACGCAGTCTCAAAGCTGGTTGAGATTTATGTGAATGGCGTGCGCGAAGCAACTGGTAGCCCTAATGACCCGGCCTTCACTGCGACCATTAACAAGCTGGTATCGATTGGCGTTAATAACAATTTCAGCAATAACTCTTCTGCATCTGACCTAGCAGACAATCGTTACTTCAATGGGCAGCTCGATGATCTACGGATCTATGCAGGCGTACTGACCCAGTCGCAAATAACTGCCATTCGAAATATCGAAAGCGGCTTCCATGACACCGCGCTGGCAAATGATGGAGGGATCTTGAAGTTCACTCTGACACCAAGCAATTACACCAGCCTAACTATCTCCGGTCTTGAGGCGGGAATGACAATTGCTGACGGAGCCCACTCGATCACGGCATCAGGCGATCAGCAAAACATTGATCTGACCGGATGGAGCCTGTCATCACTATCGATCAGCAATACCGGCACGGCATCTGCCACCCTGGCCATAACCGCCACCAACACCGTCGCAAATGGTGACTCTGCCAGCACCACCAGTTATCTGACAATTGCAAACGGCCAGTCTCTATTGAGCAACGGTACCAGTGGCTCTGACACCCTCAACGGCAGTAATGGCGCCGACATTATTCGCGGCGGTGAAGGCAATGACATCCTCAATGGTGGCAGTGGTAATGACCGCATTGAAGGCGGTAACGGCAATGACACATTACTCGGAGGTTCTGGCAACGATGTGATCTTTGGTGGTGCTGGCAACGATATCCTTGTAGGCGGCACTGGCAATGACACCCTTTGGGGCGGCAGCGGCGCAGATACCTTCGTCTGGCAAGTCGGTAATATCGGCAAAGACGTGATCAAGGACTTCAAACCTAACGAGGGCGACCGCATCGACCTGCGCGATCTATTGGTGGGCGAGGAAAATGCTGTTGATATCACCCAATACCTGCGCGTCGACACTGCCACTTCGACCCTGGAGATCAGTACCTCCGGCGACCTTAGCGGCACGGGTGCCGATGTCACCATAAAACTGGAAAACGGCGGCAACCCCGTCGATCTATCCAGCTACGGTTCGACATCCTCGCAAATCGTCAACTCGCTGATCGCCGGCGCCGATCCGATGGTCAAGATCGACCACACCTGATGGACAAAACCCCGCTACCATCCGCTAGCGGGGTTTTTCATTCAGGGCATTCGATAGGGCAAGGAGTGGTCGATGTTGTATGTGAAGCGTGATGCCTGGGGCAATTTGCAGCAGGTAGAGGCGGCGCCGTTCGATGGCATGGATGGCGAGATTGCCGCTGATGATCAGGAGGCGCTGGCCTGGTATGCCAACCAGAATATGGAAAGCAGCCTACTGCAACTCAAGCAAAGCGACCTGGATATGATCCGGGTACTGGAAGACTTGATTAGCGTGCTGATCCGCAAGGGGGTTGTACGCATCACCGACTTGCCCGAGGTGGCACAGGCCAAGCTGGTAGGGCGCAGCAAGGCCCGTGATGCTCTGGGCGGGTTGAACCGGCTGATCAATGACGATGAGTCCGAATTGATCTGAGCGGCTGTGACAGCAAGGCTTCGCGGCTAAAGCCACTGCCACAGGTTCCATCATCAGTTCGTAGGCTGAACCGGAACGCCAGCCGCTCATGAGCGCAACGTACCGTCCAGCATTCCCACCAGCAACGGCGTACTGCTTCGCGAGTACGCCGTACGGTGTGGGCCATGCTCATGACCGGACCTCCTCATCGACAAGTGCTGCAGACCAAGCTCTTGTGGGTAATCCCTGACGGAAATCACCTCAAACCCAGCGACCCGGCTCGCCAAACAAGCGGCCCTGAACGCCCTCGATACCCAGGTCACGCAATGCCTGCCACTCACCGTCGGTTTCGACCCGCTCAGCAATCAGCGGCAGATCGATGCTGTGGGCTGCGCGCTGCATGGCCTCAATGAACAGACGCTTGTCGTTCTCGGCGTCGATGGCGCGGATATAGCTGCCATCCACCTTGAGGTAGCTGAGACCGAGTTTGGCCAGGTTGCCGATCATGCTGAAGCGTCCGCCGAAGTGCTGCAGCCCCAGGCTGAAGCCGAGGCTACGCAGACGCACGGTCAGCGCCTCCAGAGCCGCGGCATCGGGCAACTGATCTTCGTCCAGTTCCAGGGTCAGGCGTGCGCCCAGATGCACATGTTGACGCAGCCGCTCATAGAGTTGCTGCAGTGCCTGCGGATCACGAATGGTGCTACCGGAGAGGCTCAACGCAACACAACTACTATTGGTCTGCAGCTGCGCCAATACCCAGTCGAGCATGGCCAGGTCGAGACGGGTGGCCCAGCCGAAACGCTCCAGCCAGGGCAGAAAGCGCCCCGCCGGTACCGGGTTGTTCTGCTCATCGAGCAAACGCGCCAGCACCTTGAGGTGCAACACCTGCGCCGGATCAGCCGCACTCACCACCGGCTGCACATAAAGCTGGAAACGCCCCTGATTGAGCGCCTGATCCAACAAGCTATGCCAGCTCTGCCGTTCATCGGCGGCAGGCCGCTGTGCGTCGTGCTCGCTGCAGGCCCAGTTCTGCAGGCTCTGACTGCTGGCCTGGGCCAGCGCCGCATCCAGCGCGGCATAAATAGCCGCAAGCTGATCGCCCGGAGCGAAGGCCGTCATACCGATATGCGCGACCGGTAAACAATCGCTGGCGCCGGTCTGCTGTAGGCTGGCCAGGGCGCCGTCCAGGCTCTCTGCCAACTGCTCCGCTTCACTGCGATCGAGGCCGGCAGCCAACACGGCAAATTCGCCGCCACGGTTGCGCGCCAACAAGTAGTGGCCTTGGCTGATTTGCTGCAACTGCACGGCGATGGCCTTGAGCAACTGGTCGGTACGCTGGCCGCCCAGACGCTGGTTGAGTCCGGTCAGATCATTGACCCGCAGCAGCAGCATGAAGCCGCTACCGGCGTGCTCATCGACACCCACGCGCGCCTGCAATTGCAGATCGAAGTAACGCCGATTGGCCAGCCCGGTGAGGCTGTCCTGATAGGCCTCGGCACGCAGTTTCTCACTGCGCGCAGCTTCCTCGGCGAATAGCGCCTTGAGCTTCTCGACCATCTGGTTCATGGCATTGACCACCCGACGGAACTCAGGAGTCTTGGGCAACTCTTGCAGGCTGAGAAACTCACGCCGGGCGATGGCATTGGACTGCTCGACCATGTAATCCAGCGGCCGCAACTGGCGCTTGAGCAGCAGTACACCCAAACCGATGCAGACCACGCCACTGACTGCCAACCAGAGCAGCACACCGAGAGCGCTTTGCCACAGTTTGCCAACAGCGAACAGCGGATGGCTGGTGACCTCGACCCGCGCGGCCTGGCGCCAGCCGTCGCTGACGATGGCATCGCCACTGGCCGGCGCCAAGTCGACCAGATCGGCGAACCACTGCGGCGCCTCGGCGGTGACCGGCACACCCGTGCGCTCGACCATCACCTGCCCACTCTCCGAGTCGAGCACCCTGATGCTCTCGAAGTAACCGCTGTCGAAAATTGAGCTGACCATCAGCTCGATCATCGCCATATCGTTGATATGCGGACTCAACGACAGGCCCAAAGCGGTCGCCGCATCCTGGGCATGCGCCCGTAATTGGTTGGCCTGCTGCTCGCGCGAACTCTCCACGCTAACCAGAAAGCTACCGGTGAAGTTCACCAGCATCAGCACGCAGATGGCAATAAACAACTGCTTGAACAGTGACATCAACCACTCCTTCGGGTCGCTCTCAAGGGAAGCCTTCGGCCCGCATTTTTTTCAATAGATCCTGCCAGCGCGAAAGGCGCTTGCTGTCTCCTACTTGCTTGCCGCCGCCAGCGCCGGGCAGCCACAGCCCCTCGGCGTTGAAAGCATAGACAGGCACCAGATCGCGGCGCTGACTGGCCGGCTCGATAGCATCGATCAGGTTATCCAGCACCAGCGGCATGGCCAGAGGATGTTCGTAATAGGTGAGCACCATGTGCGCCTGATTCAAACGCACCGCCTTGACGTAGGTGATGCGCAGCTTCTCACTCGGCACACCTAGCTGGCGCAGGCTGAAGTACTTGGCGAGGGCATAATCCTCGCAGTCGGCGGCCCCCTGAAACAGCGCCTCGACTGGAGTGGCCCAGTAATCATTGACCTTCCATATCTGGATATCATCGCGAAAGCGCAGGCGCAGGTTGAAGAAGCGGTTGACCGCTTGCAGCTGTGCCATTTCGCCGACGTCTGCCTGCTCCTGCAGCAGTCGCTGCCAATCATCGATGCGGCCACGGCCCTGTCCAAGCGGCCCATACAATTGCTCGGCACGCTTGCTGATCAGGTTGAAATCCCAGTCGGCCTGTAACGCACCGGAAATTAGCAACACGGCCAGCAGCCAGGCCGCCACCCATGGCCAGCGACGATACGCGCGCACAACTTCGATACGACCGGTCTGCAAACTGAGGATTCCACACGTCAGGCCTGCGCCATGTTGCGGGCGACGCAGGCAAAACACAATTGCCAACTGCCATCATGGTGGGAAACACACAGGAGAGGTGTTCTGGAGCCGTCGCCGGCGCAGCTGATGCACGCAACGTAACGGTCAGTTCAGGATGTGGCGAGACAGACAGAGAGCCAGGGCTGCCGCCGCCATGGCTATCGAAAGAAAGGTTGGATGGACGAAATCAGTTCTGCGGGCGCAGCTAAGGCAAGCTCAACCAGCATGCCGCGCCCAGAGCATGCCCGACGCACGCCCAGCATGACTGCTGGCGTGCGCCGCAACGGGTCTCAGCTAGTTGCGGTGACCTTCCCTCCCGCGCCGATTATCGCTGCGCGAGTCTTGATCACGCTGCTGCCGGTTCGACGAACGTTGTTGCCGCTCATGCTGATCCAGCCGCTTGCCGTTCCAACCCTGACGCTGTTGCGCCGCGCGGTAGTCTTGGCCGCGCTGATCGCGACGGCCCGCATGACGCTGGTCGCGGCGCCCGTCATGGCGCTGTTCGGCGCGACGGTCGTTGTTGAAATGACGTTGCTGCGGTGCCGGTAAATAGCGGCGCTGGTCATGCCGGGGGGCGTCATAACGACGCTGGACGTGGCGACGGTCGTCGTATCGGTAATGCCGCGGCGCGTCATATACCGGGTAACGCTGCCCCCGATAATCGCCACCCGAATAATAGTGGCGGTCATATCCTGAGGAGCGATGGTCATAACCGTCGCCGTAGACCGCGCAACCGGTTAAAAACAGCCCCAACAGCGCAATAAGCATGAATTTATAGGGCATGGAGACCTCCATGAGCACAATAAGAAGAAAGCCAGCGACTGCTGGCCTTCGGGGTGCTCTCATGAAGTTGGACAACGATTTTGCGAGGAAAGTGCCCGATTAGCAGCGGCCCTTCTTGGCCTGACCAGGAGGGCAATGTGACGAACCGCCGCCGCCATCGCCAATATCGACACCTATACCCGGCAGCCGCAGGCTACATGCAGGCAAAGTGACCATCAGCATACCAGCCAGTACTAATCCCATTAGTGCTTTCATAAGTCATTACCATCCTAGGTTGCCACGGCAGGCAAAGTTGACTGCCGCTACTGCTTAAACACGCCCGGAGACCAGAACAACCCACTCTACTGGTGCAACTGTTTGCCGTTGATCAGCAGCAGGCAGTCAACGGCTTCACTGTGGGCTTGATCGACTCCATCGTATAGGACAATGCTCAGGGAGCCATAATTCATCATTGACGCCCGCCAGCGCGTTTTTAACTGGAAAGACCAGGCACGTTAGCGCCTACAAGGGAGCGCAGCGCGCTCATAACGCACCACGCTGGCGCGACAAATAGTGCAAGCCAAGCATTGAGCCCGGCGTTAGCGCATTGCGAGCATCTGGCACGATGTTCGCCGTACTCAGCTGTGCAGGAATAGTCCGTGTTGGCGGAATCGCAGCACCACAATGTGCAATAGCCGACTAGGGTTCCGGCTCGCTTAGCGAGTGACTGGTCCGAGAGTTGGCGACCTGTGAAGTGGTTACACGGCGGGATAAAAGCCCGGGAACACGCGCCCGTGTATTGGGGAAACCGCCGCGCACTCCTGCCCGCCCTTTCTCGAACTGGAGGTTCCTTGTGCGTAAGTCCCGTCTGTTCTCCATTCTCGCTGCCGGCCTTGCCGCCGCCATCAGCCTCACTAGCCACGCCGCCCCTAAAACCGACTTCAGCGTCTGCTGGACCATCTACGCTGGCTGGATGCCCTGGAAATACGGCGGCCCACCGTTTCGCCCCGGCATGGCCCGCGTCACCGAGGGCGGCGTTGCCATCGCAGTGGAAGTCTGGGAGCGGCCGAGCA encodes:
- a CDS encoding Calx-beta domain-containing protein codes for the protein MSPSTKTRVTATFTVTLGNATTAPVTFNYATSNGTATAGTDYTATTGSGSIAAGATTATFTVAIADDFIKEGNETFNVTLSGLSTNVAASGNDLLGVGTITDTGSTPPTETITAADTVYAVIEGPTTVAEGATTGAYTVKLVDQAGNSVTVTSATNVTVQFANGTAEAGDYAAADQTVTIAAGSSSATLTVATNEDVDFDNETFTASIKAVQDNGEFEAINISSGAAGQTASATTTIVDNDVAPTISINDVTVNEDAGTATFTVTLGNATTAPVTFNYATSNGTATAGTDYTATTGSGSIAAGATTATFTVAIADDFIKEGNETFNVTLSGLSTNVAASGNDLLGVGTITDTGSTPPTETITAADTVYAVIEGPTTVAEGATTGAYTVKLVDQAGNSVTVTSATNVTVQFANGTAEAGDYAAADQTVTIAAGSSSATLTVATNEDVDFDNETFTASIKAVQDNGEFEAINISSGAAGQTASATTTIVDNDVAPTISINDVTVNEDAGTATFTVTLGNATTAPVTFNYATSNGTATAGTDYTATTGSGSIAAGATTATFTVAIADDFIKEGNETFNVTLSGLSTNVAASGNDLLGVGTITDTGSTPPTETITAADTVYAVIEGPTTVAEGATTGAYTVKLVDQAGNSVTVTSATNVTVQFANGTAEAGDYAAADQTVTIAAGSSSATLTVATNEDVDFDNETFTASIKAVQDNGEFEAINISSGAAGQTASATTTIVDNDVAPTISINDVTVNEDAGTATFTVTLGNATTAPVTFNYATSNGTATAGTDYTATTGSGSIAAGATTATFTVAIADDFIKEGNETFNVTLSGLSTNVAASGNDLLGVGTITDTGSTPPTETITAADTVYAVIEGPTTVAEGATTGAYTVKLVDQAGNSVTVTSATNVTVQFANGTAEAGDYAAADQTVTIAAGSSSATLTVATNEDVDFDNETFTASIKAVQDNGEFEAINISSGAAGQTASATTTIVDNDVAPTISINDVTVNEDAGTATFTVTLGNATTAPVTFNYATSNGTATAGTDYTATTDSGSIAAGATTATFTVAIADDFIKEGNETFNVTLSGLSTNVAASGNDLLGVGTITDTGSTPPTETITAADTVYAVIEGPTTVAEGATTSDYTVRLIDQFGNPVTVASATSVTVRFANGSAEDNDYQYGNGVTATFTIAAGASSVSFPVSTVDDLLFESDETFSVSIAGVKDTGAFEHVAIGASSSVTTTILNNDTLSVGNTAGDDDDVNENRDNISTNDIQHTGTISPVAADITLSIDASGASGLTSNHQAITYAWSAASRTLTASTASGTVFSVTLSASGDSYAFKQFLGIDHAVIAGEAHSLNIPLTLLAKDSAGNQLTTAGFSITVADDAPSVSGTKVITTANDGNYSESGFLTEATLSNDVTGITWNTAGLPSLVFEGKPVLYVDHGNGTLTGQLADGTLIFRATIDPTTVNGNNSPQYSFELLNSVGRLGVLEAESSYTVISGGNINHLQLGFGDYLIDSMTAVNGSGATSTVNTNNNWIGVGGNWFNPGEKLSMAFTDPSGAAGQVRDLNMLVEGQGNSPYTVNWKVTAAIDANGTTVTYSGSVSGSGNSDMPFSIPLQNGALYFTNLDISSSSGDFRIAFSDVTANNYFTDIPLDLSYTLTDADGDTANGLIDVTLTANHVPRAGDDSIRTEEDTSISGNLATNDTLSLDGGNIWALGTQASHGTALVNADGTFTYTPAADYNGSDAFTYTLTDANGDRSTATVQVSVTPVNDATSPTLSLATIGQWTFNEASGAATTNNQYANQTGRLADDNSSGGSALPSFTSTSRNATAGNNLNFQDAGDRVNIDTSVTQPLMGTATLTFWVKTTQAGGVSGAGNSWDLPTVIGSEHNGGGNDIQWGAINNQGKIGFGVGNVAGVYSTSTINDGNWQHVAITRNAVSKLVEIYVNGVREATGSPNDPAFTATINKLVSIGVNNNFSNNSSASDLADNRYFNGQLDDLRIYAGVLTQSQITAIRNIESGFHDTALANDGGILKFTLTPSNYTSLTISGLEAGMTIADGAHSITASGDQQNIDLTGWSLSSLSISNTGTASATLAITATNTVANGDSASTTSYLTIANGQSLLSNGTSGSDTLNGSNGADIIRGGEGNDILNGGSGNDRIEGGNGNDTLLGGSGNDVIFGGAGNDILVGGTGNDTLWGGSGADTFVWQVGNIGKDVIKDFKPNEGDRIDLRDLLVGEENAVDITQYLRVDTATSTLEISTSGDLSGTGADVTIKLENGGNPVDLSSYGSTSSQIVNSLIAGADPMVKIDHT
- a CDS encoding tryptophan synthase subunit beta, producing MLYVKRDAWGNLQQVEAAPFDGMDGEIAADDQEALAWYANQNMESSLLQLKQSDLDMIRVLEDLISVLIRKGVVRITDLPEVAQAKLVGRSKARDALGGLNRLINDDESELI
- the lapD gene encoding cyclic di-GMP receptor LapD produces the protein MSLFKQLFIAICVLMLVNFTGSFLVSVESSREQQANQLRAHAQDAATALGLSLSPHINDMAMIELMVSSIFDSGYFESIRVLDSESGQVMVERTGVPVTAEAPQWFADLVDLAPASGDAIVSDGWRQAARVEVTSHPLFAVGKLWQSALGVLLWLAVSGVVCIGLGVLLLKRQLRPLDYMVEQSNAIARREFLSLQELPKTPEFRRVVNAMNQMVEKLKALFAEEAARSEKLRAEAYQDSLTGLANRRYFDLQLQARVGVDEHAGSGFMLLLRVNDLTGLNQRLGGQRTDQLLKAIAVQLQQISQGHYLLARNRGGEFAVLAAGLDRSEAEQLAESLDGALASLQQTGASDCLPVAHIGMTAFAPGDQLAAIYAALDAALAQASSQSLQNWACSEHDAQRPAADERQSWHSLLDQALNQGRFQLYVQPVVSAADPAQVLHLKVLARLLDEQNNPVPAGRFLPWLERFGWATRLDLAMLDWVLAQLQTNSSCVALSLSGSTIRDPQALQQLYERLRQHVHLGARLTLELDEDQLPDAAALEALTVRLRSLGFSLGLQHFGGRFSMIGNLAKLGLSYLKVDGSYIRAIDAENDKRLFIEAMQRAAHSIDLPLIAERVETDGEWQALRDLGIEGVQGRLFGEPGRWV
- the lapG gene encoding cysteine protease LapG, with the protein product MAAWLLAVLLISGALQADWDFNLISKRAEQLYGPLGQGRGRIDDWQRLLQEQADVGEMAQLQAVNRFFNLRLRFRDDIQIWKVNDYWATPVEALFQGAADCEDYALAKYFSLRQLGVPSEKLRITYVKAVRLNQAHMVLTYYEHPLAMPLVLDNLIDAIEPASQRRDLVPVYAFNAEGLWLPGAGGGKQVGDSKRLSRWQDLLKKMRAEGFP